The following are encoded in a window of Gimesia chilikensis genomic DNA:
- a CDS encoding TolC family protein gives MSRAKFNPQCESLRTALAVALLAGLSLIQVGCSPTFWADQANADSYEILAEKADDPAWEVPRYDVEPDPRSRFYDPYDPNHEPLPPDDPAANVYMHWLQCKKGYKSWHKFGRALSIENPDWLVQYGISPELSAEMAAAGNSLPGTELPALEEVTLQEAIDIANINSREYQFQIENLFLSALDLTFGRFQFDVKYLGVGGQNPQVDLNRRRLSNGTQELDLSSRMGVNQVLPSGAQWAVELANNTLWLFSGSNQTTSVSVLSYSLVQPLLLGAGRKVVLNNLTQDERNVLYQTRTLARFRKIFFTDTVGGGNGFLQLLQQLQVIYNERGNIKRLERQVEILRALSSQKPKVQQERLEELPENWIIPPALVEKMEYDDESRMLSWKGEMSAEEEKMLLALSDADAYQATVNELISRIRTEVVTLDVAQLETRLAQSVNRLRSIERQFQDSLGSFKIFMGLPPDMPMSIDESLLKPFQLIDPLLPEIEQEIYDYVAVWAEVYVEDWEDPNLVPPTTADMLKVVDGLEKLIKKLQTDALVTLEQDIENIDMLLGQNTEGVPEDILALRKRRFETNEDRERVRQSSANDIRLYSGVRKEIRELQSRLDGLRGFLSEDNLSNDQKKKIILEMANLREDMLRISQGLQVIEIGLRVELITLEPFNMDITEAVRIGLDNRLDLMNERAFVMDTRRLMEVRSNELEAVLNVVVDGDVSTPLGKNRPLDFRGSQASLRAGVEFTAPLSLVQQRNAYRESQINYQRQRRAFMEAQDNIKFDIRRSWRQLNVLRQNFETSRVQIRLAALQYDSAVEATSDPAQAGRNQGLNLLNALSSVLDAQNSLISNWVNYEQNRLNIYRDMGIMEIDANGIWEDDFYQHRAGTIRPTNEHRQLPPEPTNSTGITGTEDIQPVVFRPAAELNALSTENKTTAQAP, from the coding sequence ATGAGTCGCGCAAAATTCAATCCCCAATGTGAATCACTCAGAACAGCCCTGGCGGTGGCGCTACTGGCGGGTCTGTCCCTGATTCAGGTCGGCTGCTCACCCACGTTCTGGGCTGATCAGGCCAATGCGGATTCGTATGAAATTCTGGCAGAAAAAGCCGACGACCCAGCCTGGGAAGTTCCCCGCTATGACGTCGAGCCCGATCCGCGCAGTCGTTTCTATGATCCTTACGATCCCAATCACGAACCGCTGCCTCCCGATGACCCTGCTGCTAATGTTTACATGCACTGGTTACAGTGTAAAAAGGGTTACAAAAGCTGGCACAAATTTGGTCGCGCACTCAGTATCGAAAACCCGGACTGGCTCGTGCAGTACGGTATCTCTCCTGAATTAAGTGCAGAAATGGCAGCAGCCGGGAATTCGCTGCCCGGTACCGAACTGCCTGCGCTCGAAGAAGTCACGCTGCAGGAAGCCATCGACATCGCGAACATTAACAGTCGCGAATATCAGTTCCAGATTGAAAACCTCTTCCTGTCGGCTCTCGATCTGACATTCGGGCGATTCCAGTTTGACGTGAAGTATCTGGGAGTCGGAGGACAGAATCCACAGGTCGATCTCAATCGGCGTCGCCTGTCTAACGGAACGCAGGAACTGGACCTCTCCAGTCGCATGGGCGTGAACCAGGTACTGCCCAGTGGTGCCCAGTGGGCAGTCGAACTGGCAAACAATACGCTCTGGCTGTTCTCTGGATCGAATCAGACCACTTCCGTGAGTGTGCTTTCATACTCGCTCGTTCAGCCGCTGTTGCTGGGAGCGGGAAGAAAGGTGGTCCTCAACAATCTAACCCAGGATGAACGTAACGTGCTCTATCAGACACGTACCCTGGCTCGCTTCCGTAAAATTTTCTTCACCGATACCGTGGGTGGCGGCAATGGCTTCCTGCAATTGCTGCAACAGTTGCAGGTGATCTATAACGAACGCGGTAACATCAAGCGACTCGAACGCCAGGTGGAAATTCTTCGCGCTCTGTCATCACAGAAACCCAAAGTGCAGCAGGAACGTCTGGAAGAGCTGCCTGAGAACTGGATCATTCCTCCGGCACTCGTTGAGAAGATGGAATACGATGATGAAAGTCGGATGCTTTCCTGGAAAGGCGAGATGAGTGCTGAAGAAGAAAAAATGCTGCTGGCACTCAGTGATGCAGATGCTTACCAGGCAACCGTCAATGAACTCATCTCACGCATTCGAACCGAAGTCGTCACGCTGGATGTCGCTCAGCTGGAAACACGGTTGGCACAATCGGTCAACCGTCTGCGTTCCATCGAACGTCAGTTCCAGGACTCACTGGGCAGCTTCAAAATCTTCATGGGACTGCCCCCCGATATGCCGATGAGCATCGACGAATCGCTGCTGAAACCATTCCAGTTGATCGATCCTCTCCTGCCGGAAATTGAACAGGAAATTTACGACTACGTAGCGGTCTGGGCAGAAGTCTATGTCGAAGACTGGGAAGATCCCAATTTAGTTCCTCCCACAACAGCGGACATGCTGAAAGTTGTCGATGGCCTGGAAAAGCTGATTAAAAAACTGCAGACGGACGCGCTGGTAACCCTCGAACAGGATATCGAGAACATTGACATGCTGCTCGGGCAAAATACTGAGGGTGTACCTGAAGACATTCTGGCCCTGCGAAAACGTCGCTTCGAGACCAATGAAGACCGGGAGCGGGTCCGCCAGAGCTCCGCGAATGATATACGCTTGTATTCAGGAGTGCGGAAAGAGATCCGGGAACTGCAGAGTCGCCTGGATGGTCTGAGAGGCTTTCTGAGTGAAGATAATCTTTCGAATGACCAGAAAAAGAAAATAATTCTGGAAATGGCTAACCTGCGGGAAGACATGCTCAGAATTTCACAGGGCTTGCAGGTAATCGAGATTGGACTGCGTGTGGAACTCATTACACTGGAACCATTTAACATGGATATCACCGAAGCGGTTCGCATCGGTCTGGATAACCGTCTCGACCTGATGAATGAGCGTGCTTTCGTGATGGATACCAGAAGATTGATGGAAGTGCGGTCTAATGAGCTCGAAGCGGTGTTAAATGTTGTAGTCGATGGAGACGTAAGTACTCCGCTCGGTAAAAACCGGCCTCTGGACTTCCGCGGTAGTCAGGCCAGTTTGCGGGCGGGGGTTGAATTTACGGCTCCATTGTCATTAGTACAGCAGAGAAATGCCTATCGGGAATCTCAAATCAATTACCAGCGACAACGTCGTGCCTTTATGGAGGCCCAGGATAACATCAAGTTTGACATCAGACGCAGCTGGCGACAGCTGAACGTGTTGCGTCAGAACTTCGAAACATCTCGGGTCCAGATCCGCCTGGCTGCCTTACAGTATGACAGTGCGGTGGAGGCCACTTCTGACCCTGCTCAGGCGGGGCGAAATCAGGGGTTAAACCTGTTAAATGCGTTATCATCGGTACTCGATGCACAAAACAGTTTAATCAGTAACTGGGTAAATTATGAACAAAACCGACTTAACATCTATCGAGATATGGGTATTATGGAGATAGATGCCAATGGCATTTGGGAAGATGATTTCTATCAACACCGCGCGGGAACGATAAGACCTACCAATGAGCACCGCCAACTCCCCCCAGAACCAACAAACTCAACAGGAATCACTGGAACAGAAGACATCCAACCAGTCGTCTTCCGACCAGCAGCAGAACTCAATGCACTCTCCACAGAAAACAAAACGACAGCGCAAGCTCCCTAA
- a CDS encoding efflux RND transporter periplasmic adaptor subunit yields the protein MHSPQKTKRQRKLPKKGTLFLLTILIAGAVVLLVPAVRRPLFSAFSSGQKKNTTYITDQATRGAFRVSVTERGQLDSLNNVTLSSKVKGFTTIISIVPEGTMVKAGELVCELDSSTLVDKEKQQQIQVTQAEAELKQADENVEIQKTQNESDASAAQLELTLAELDLEKFLQGESQRDLNLKEGAVTKAQEDLQRAEENFEFSKRIAKKGYKNQNDVEADRITVVKAEIDLEIAKEDLKVEREYVQKRTETELRANVKEKERNLDRVKRQGIAALAQLDARLKASQLTFEVERSELDRIREQIEACKMIAPQNGQVVYANQNSGRRGSGEDVIEEGTEVRERQAIIQLPDFSKMKVDARIHESKISMIEEGQDVDIRVDAFPEQRYAGTVDQVSSVPISSNWMRPDLKEYKATIKIVPNGADISKLKPGLTAEIEIRIEERDNVLQVPVQSVITIGEQRYIFVLTPGNTPVRREILIGQASDTMIEVKDGVAAGEEVILNPRTHFADELIELEEKLAMEKKKAQKEGGASGAAAAGAGKGPAAGKSPGAAGASKKPAGGGQASGGFLKRFDKDSDGKVSKEEAPDRLKESFDSLDTNKDGFIDAGEASKLRPPSGGGGGGGPRPGGDQRS from the coding sequence ATGCACTCTCCACAGAAAACAAAACGACAGCGCAAGCTCCCTAAAAAGGGAACGCTTTTCCTCCTGACAATCCTGATCGCGGGAGCGGTAGTACTTTTGGTACCTGCAGTCCGCAGACCACTGTTCTCTGCCTTTTCCAGCGGACAGAAAAAGAACACCACGTATATCACCGATCAGGCGACACGCGGTGCATTCCGTGTGTCGGTTACGGAACGCGGTCAGCTCGACAGTCTGAATAACGTGACCCTGTCCAGTAAAGTCAAAGGCTTCACAACCATCATCAGCATTGTTCCGGAAGGCACAATGGTCAAAGCCGGTGAACTGGTCTGTGAACTCGATTCATCCACGCTGGTCGACAAGGAAAAACAGCAGCAGATTCAGGTGACACAGGCCGAGGCGGAACTCAAACAGGCCGATGAAAACGTCGAGATTCAGAAAACACAAAATGAGAGCGATGCATCTGCCGCCCAGCTGGAGTTGACCCTCGCAGAACTGGACCTGGAAAAGTTCCTGCAGGGGGAGTCACAACGTGACCTGAACCTCAAAGAAGGGGCCGTCACAAAAGCCCAGGAAGATCTGCAGCGGGCCGAAGAGAACTTCGAGTTCTCGAAACGTATTGCGAAAAAAGGCTACAAGAACCAGAACGACGTGGAAGCTGACCGCATCACGGTAGTCAAAGCCGAGATCGATCTGGAGATTGCCAAAGAAGATCTCAAGGTAGAACGGGAATACGTTCAGAAGCGAACCGAAACCGAACTTAGAGCCAACGTCAAAGAGAAAGAACGTAACCTCGATCGTGTGAAACGCCAGGGGATCGCCGCCCTTGCTCAGCTCGATGCCCGGCTTAAAGCCAGTCAGCTGACTTTTGAAGTCGAACGCAGTGAACTGGACCGGATTCGCGAACAGATCGAGGCCTGCAAAATGATCGCTCCTCAAAACGGTCAGGTTGTTTACGCGAATCAGAACAGCGGCCGCCGCGGTAGCGGTGAAGACGTTATCGAAGAGGGGACGGAAGTCCGCGAGCGTCAGGCAATCATTCAACTGCCTGACTTCTCCAAGATGAAAGTCGACGCCCGGATTCACGAATCAAAGATCAGCATGATCGAAGAAGGTCAGGATGTCGATATCCGCGTGGATGCCTTCCCCGAACAACGTTATGCAGGCACTGTAGATCAGGTCTCTTCCGTGCCGATCTCCTCCAACTGGATGCGTCCCGACCTCAAAGAATATAAAGCTACCATTAAAATCGTTCCCAATGGTGCCGACATTTCTAAACTCAAACCGGGCCTCACAGCAGAAATTGAAATCCGTATTGAAGAGCGGGATAACGTGCTGCAGGTTCCCGTACAGTCGGTCATCACAATCGGCGAACAGCGTTATATATTCGTCCTGACCCCTGGTAACACTCCTGTCCGACGCGAGATTCTGATCGGCCAGGCCAGTGATACCATGATTGAAGTGAAGGACGGCGTGGCTGCCGGCGAGGAAGTGATTCTCAATCCGCGAACCCACTTCGCAGATGAGTTGATCGAACTCGAAGAAAAACTGGCAATGGAAAAGAAGAAGGCACAGAAAGAAGGCGGCGCCTCTGGGGCTGCTGCAGCCGGTGCGGGTAAAGGTCCCGCTGCCGGAAAATCGCCAGGTGCTGCAGGAGCCAGCAAGAAACCAGCCGGCGGTGGTCAAGCCAGTGGTGGTTTCCTGAAACGCTTCGACAAAGACTCAGACGGAAAAGTGTCGAAAGAAGAAGCCCCTGATCGTCTTAAGGAAAGCTTTGACTCACTTGATACCAACAAGGATGGTTTCATAGATGCCGGCGAGGCCAGCAAGCTGCGTCCCCCCTCTGGTGGTGGCGGAGGTGGTGGACCTCGACCCGGGGGAGATCAGCGATCATGA
- a CDS encoding ABC transporter ATP-binding protein, translating to MRLAAQVVDLTKFYDLGSVVVKALRGVSTDFPEGDFVAIMGSSGSGKSTLLNLLGALDRPTSGQYFLGGRDVSTLDDDELSLMRNDMIGFIFQSFNLIAQYTVLENIEVPLLYRAGYPAIGREEREWCTELARMVGLGDRLDHRPFQLSGGQQQRVSIARALVNDPQIILADEPTGNLDSATEEEIMEILHNLNGQGRTIIMVTHEPAVARQAKRQIMMKDGLIESETIQEPVFSTH from the coding sequence ATGAGGCTGGCTGCTCAAGTTGTCGACCTCACCAAGTTTTATGATCTGGGCTCCGTGGTGGTGAAAGCGTTAAGAGGAGTCTCGACCGATTTTCCCGAGGGTGACTTCGTCGCCATTATGGGATCCTCGGGGAGTGGCAAAAGTACGCTGCTCAACCTGCTCGGTGCACTCGACCGACCTACCAGCGGACAGTACTTCCTGGGTGGACGCGATGTCTCCACTCTGGATGACGATGAACTCTCGCTGATGCGCAACGACATGATCGGCTTCATCTTCCAGTCCTTCAACCTGATCGCTCAGTATACGGTGCTGGAAAATATCGAAGTCCCCCTGCTCTACCGGGCCGGTTATCCCGCCATCGGACGCGAAGAACGCGAATGGTGCACCGAACTCGCCCGCATGGTCGGGCTGGGAGATCGTCTCGATCACCGACCCTTCCAGCTCTCCGGGGGGCAGCAGCAGCGTGTTTCGATCGCCCGGGCGCTTGTGAATGACCCACAGATTATTCTCGCTGACGAACCCACGGGTAACCTGGATTCCGCTACCGAAGAGGAAATCATGGAGATTCTCCATAATCTGAATGGCCAGGGACGTACCATTATTATGGTGACTCACGAACCCGCAGTCGCCAGGCAGGCCAAACGGCAGATCATGATGAAGGATGGTCTCATCGAAAGCGAGACCATTCAGGAACCCGTATTCTCGACCCACTAA
- a CDS encoding ABC transporter permease gives MTRIIRIVRLAMKSLLLHKLRSGLTMLGIVFGVFSVIAMLAIGEGASAQAQKQVLELGATNVIVRSIKPPDEVAQTSSSARVLQYGLLRSDYKVLTETLPTIVNAAPIREVDREVRFLKEAMNARVVGCTAEYMGMNHLDLAAGRFLTASDQNKLLNVAVVANEVANKLFKFENPLGQSIRIGPMFYTVVGVTKDRTASAAIGGSLSGQDYNKDVYIPIKTLQAREGDLDIKRQAGSMTAEHIELNQITLRVNDKDTVLPTAQAIRETLEQSHPRNKDYAVVVPLELLKQAEQIRMIFNVVLGSIAAISLVVGGIGIMNIMLATVTERTREIGVRRALGARQRDIVEQFLTETIVLAGSGGLIGVAFGLLTPVTFLGIQWFVQNFVMEGGTAGSDVGRMFFDLQPQIAFWSLPVAFGISVTIGILSGIYPAISAAKLDPIEALRHE, from the coding sequence ATGACCCGTATCATTCGCATTGTCAGACTCGCTATGAAAAGCCTGCTGCTGCATAAGCTGCGGTCCGGCCTGACCATGCTCGGGATTGTGTTCGGCGTCTTCTCTGTGATCGCCATGCTGGCCATTGGAGAAGGTGCCAGCGCCCAGGCGCAGAAACAGGTACTCGAACTGGGGGCAACCAACGTCATCGTCCGTAGTATCAAACCACCGGACGAAGTCGCACAGACATCCAGCAGCGCCCGCGTTCTGCAATATGGTCTGTTACGCTCTGATTACAAAGTTTTGACGGAAACCCTGCCCACGATTGTCAACGCAGCTCCCATCCGGGAAGTCGATCGGGAGGTTCGTTTCCTCAAAGAAGCCATGAATGCCCGCGTCGTGGGTTGTACCGCCGAGTACATGGGGATGAATCACCTTGATCTGGCTGCAGGCCGTTTTCTCACCGCCAGTGATCAGAACAAACTACTCAACGTCGCCGTGGTTGCCAACGAAGTTGCTAACAAACTCTTCAAGTTTGAAAACCCGCTCGGGCAATCGATTCGCATCGGTCCCATGTTCTACACCGTTGTGGGAGTGACGAAAGACCGTACCGCTTCCGCAGCCATCGGCGGCAGCCTCTCCGGGCAGGACTACAACAAAGACGTCTACATCCCTATCAAAACGCTGCAGGCACGTGAAGGCGACCTCGATATCAAACGGCAGGCAGGCAGTATGACGGCCGAGCATATCGAATTGAATCAGATCACCCTGCGTGTAAATGACAAAGACACGGTTCTCCCCACCGCGCAGGCAATTCGGGAAACGCTGGAGCAGTCACATCCCCGCAATAAAGATTACGCGGTTGTCGTACCGCTGGAACTGCTCAAGCAGGCAGAACAGATCCGTATGATTTTTAACGTCGTGCTCGGGTCCATTGCCGCCATCAGTCTGGTGGTGGGCGGCATCGGTATTATGAATATCATGCTGGCCACCGTGACCGAACGCACCCGTGAAATTGGTGTCCGCCGCGCACTGGGAGCCCGTCAACGGGACATTGTCGAACAGTTCCTCACCGAGACGATCGTACTCGCAGGATCAGGCGGCCTCATTGGCGTCGCATTTGGTCTGCTGACCCCCGTCACCTTCCTGGGCATCCAGTGGTTCGTGCAGAACTTCGTGATGGAAGGGGGTACTGCAGGTTCGGATGTGGGCCGCATGTTCTTCGACCTGCAGCCACAGATCGCCTTCTGGAGTCTGCCGGTTGCCTTTGGTATTTCGGTGACCATTGGAATTCTCTCCGGAATTTACCCCGCGATCTCCGCTGCCAAACTCGACCCGATCGAAGCACTCCGTCACGAGTAA
- a CDS encoding thioredoxin-like domain-containing protein: protein MKNPFPNRPPAPSLDGGTEWLNSAGEITLKDLRGKVVLIDFWTYCCINCMHVLPDLAYLEKKYPNELVVIGCHSAKFDNEKETDNIRRAIQRYEIKHPVINDSNMTVWRKYGVRAWPSMVLIDPEGNYCGHISGEGNRELLDKVLEQVIAYHRAKGTLDETPVHFELESAKLKPTPLKFPGKLLADEAHNRLFISDSNHNRIVVSSLDGKLLDVIGSGQIGNKDGDYKTAAFDHPQGMALIGNTLYVADTENHLIRKIDLDQKQVSTLAGTGEQARTRKPGGKLRTTALNSPWALAEIDGTLYICMAGPHQIWSHKLGSDEIGVYAGSGREDITNGPLDTSAFAQTSGIAVDGDIFYVVDSEGSAVRKVDTKQGTVSTIAGTSDLERGRSLFEFGDKDGIGDKARLQHPLGVLFDNGRLFIADTYNHKLKTIDLKTNEVKTFLGTGKDGKSLKPAEFSEPSGLAKVGNRLFVADTNNHRICVVNLDNDQVSEFKVQGLTPPELPKTSGDSFAATSAAALNASAQTVAAGKPIKVTVTPQLPTDYKLSPLAPIKFSLKAADASGETVATGKGTVKGDQLVLELPALDAASGTYLLNLRFGYCRDGVGGLCKQHSTQWKLPLQIQQAGKNSQISLSLDLSQD from the coding sequence ATGAAAAATCCGTTCCCGAATCGTCCGCCGGCACCCAGCCTCGACGGTGGTACGGAATGGTTAAATTCTGCTGGTGAGATCACCCTCAAAGACCTGCGGGGAAAAGTCGTACTCATCGACTTCTGGACCTACTGCTGTATCAACTGCATGCACGTACTGCCCGACCTGGCTTACCTGGAAAAGAAATATCCAAACGAACTGGTCGTTATCGGCTGTCATTCTGCAAAATTCGATAACGAAAAAGAGACCGATAACATCCGCCGGGCCATTCAGCGTTATGAAATCAAGCATCCCGTGATCAATGATTCCAATATGACCGTCTGGCGCAAGTACGGTGTACGTGCCTGGCCTTCGATGGTACTCATCGATCCGGAAGGTAATTACTGCGGTCACATTTCAGGAGAAGGTAATCGCGAACTGCTCGACAAAGTTCTGGAGCAGGTCATAGCCTATCATCGTGCCAAGGGAACGCTCGATGAAACTCCCGTGCATTTCGAACTGGAATCGGCCAAGCTGAAACCGACGCCTCTGAAATTTCCAGGCAAACTGCTGGCTGACGAAGCGCACAACAGACTCTTCATCTCAGACAGTAATCACAACCGCATTGTCGTGTCCTCTCTCGATGGGAAACTGCTGGATGTGATCGGTTCCGGCCAGATCGGCAATAAAGACGGTGATTATAAAACCGCAGCCTTTGATCATCCCCAGGGCATGGCACTGATCGGCAATACTCTCTATGTTGCCGATACCGAAAATCACCTGATTCGCAAAATTGATCTCGATCAAAAACAGGTATCGACTCTGGCGGGCACCGGGGAACAGGCTCGTACCCGTAAGCCCGGTGGCAAACTGCGAACGACCGCACTCAACAGTCCCTGGGCACTGGCCGAGATTGATGGCACGCTCTATATCTGTATGGCGGGCCCACATCAGATCTGGTCGCACAAACTCGGCTCAGATGAAATCGGCGTCTACGCCGGCTCCGGTCGAGAAGATATCACCAACGGCCCTCTCGATACGTCCGCTTTTGCACAGACATCAGGTATCGCCGTTGATGGAGACATCTTCTATGTCGTCGACAGTGAAGGCTCTGCAGTACGCAAAGTGGACACAAAGCAGGGAACCGTCAGTACCATCGCCGGAACTTCCGATCTGGAACGTGGTCGTTCCCTGTTTGAGTTCGGAGACAAGGATGGCATCGGCGATAAGGCCCGTCTGCAGCATCCCCTGGGAGTTCTGTTCGATAACGGTCGCTTGTTTATCGCAGATACTTACAATCACAAATTGAAGACCATCGATCTTAAAACGAACGAAGTCAAAACGTTTCTGGGAACCGGCAAAGATGGCAAGAGTCTGAAGCCTGCCGAATTTTCTGAGCCATCAGGCCTGGCTAAAGTCGGAAACCGTCTGTTCGTTGCAGATACCAACAATCACCGGATCTGTGTTGTCAATCTTGATAATGATCAAGTCAGTGAATTCAAAGTGCAGGGACTGACGCCTCCGGAATTACCGAAGACTTCTGGAGACAGCTTTGCAGCCACATCGGCAGCTGCGCTGAACGCCTCTGCACAAACCGTTGCGGCAGGAAAGCCCATCAAGGTGACTGTTACTCCCCAACTCCCCACAGACTATAAGCTTTCGCCATTGGCCCCTATTAAGTTTTCCTTGAAAGCGGCAGATGCCTCCGGAGAAACAGTCGCTACAGGGAAGGGGACCGTCAAAGGAGATCAACTGGTTCTGGAACTTCCGGCTCTGGATGCTGCCTCTGGAACTTATCTATTGAATCTGCGCTTCGGCTACTGTCGCGATGGCGTAGGGGGCTTATGCAAACAGCATTCGACGCAGTGGAAGCTTCCGCTGCAGATACAGCAGGCAGGTAAAAACAGCCAGATCAGTCTCTCGCTGGATCTCTCCCAGGATTAA
- a CDS encoding 2TM domain-containing protein, with product MSEQDENYQLAKERVEKKMGFAIHAGVYVLVNAGLITLNLTRSPDNYWFIWPLGGWGIGLVFHAIKVFGPAGSTSLKEKMIQKEQARLKQ from the coding sequence ATGTCTGAACAAGATGAAAATTACCAACTGGCGAAGGAACGAGTCGAGAAGAAAATGGGGTTCGCGATTCACGCAGGAGTCTACGTCCTCGTGAATGCTGGTCTGATCACCTTGAACCTGACTCGCTCTCCCGACAACTACTGGTTTATCTGGCCTCTGGGAGGTTGGGGGATCGGTCTGGTATTTCATGCCATCAAGGTGTTTGGACCTGCCGGCTCAACAAGCCTGAAAGAGAAGATGATTCAGAAAGAACAGGCCCGACTCAAACAATGA